A window of the Diabrotica undecimpunctata isolate CICGRU chromosome 1, icDiaUnde3, whole genome shotgun sequence genome harbors these coding sequences:
- the LOC140443240 gene encoding uncharacterized protein isoform X5 translates to MESNIEIKEEFLENVQRNVKNQLSTSTDLEDLNNESDANSARAVKPEIKEEFVEGYPSYKESQVSISVDLSDLKNDPVEYKLDGTVKSEIEEELIEDPRYIENQLSTSFDLGDLENKDNSDFLEEENKSDTTKRIYLRSYNREQRMDQHVQEKTIKSKTLDERKRVHAGQKPYKCGICFKQFSQKVLLKRHLMTHTEKTAQTKCNICFKQFCGKANLERHLRIHTGEKPVKCDICLKQFSQQSYLKLHLRIHTGEIPYKCEICFKQFSWKGNLERHLRTHTGEKQITCHICLKQFSQTGSLERHLRTHTGEKPYECEICFKQFTSKSTLTEHTRIHTGEKPYKCENCVKQFSHASNLRRHLRLHTGEKPYKCEICFKQFTYKSSLDEHTRVHTGQKLYKCEICFKQFYRNRNLKTHLKIHTR, encoded by the exons ATGGAATCTAATATCGAAATTAAGGAAGAGTTTCTTGAAAATGTTCAAAGAAACGTAAAGAATCAGCTGTCCACATCAACCGATCTTGAGGACTTAAATAATGAATCAGACGCTAACTCAG ctagggcTGTGAAAcctgaaattaaagaagagtttGTGGAAGGCTATCCAAGTTATAAAGAGAGTCAGGTATCCATCTCTGTTGACCTGAGTGACTTGAAGAATGATCCAGTTGAGTATAAGCTAG ATGGGACAGTAAAATCTGAAATTGAGGAAGAGTTGATTGAGGATCCAAGATATATAGAGAATCAGCTGTCCACTTCTTTTGATCTTGGAGACTTGGAGAATAAAGATAACTCAG ACTTTCTCGAAGAGGAGAACAAGTCGGATACAACAAAAAGAATATATCTTCGTTCATATAATAGAGAACAACGTATGGACCAACATGtgcaagaaaaaacaataaaatctaaAACTTTGGATGAACGTAAGAGAGTTCACGCTGGacaaaaaccttataagtgtggaatttgttttaagcagttttctcaaaaAGTTCtattgaaaagacatttgatgaCACACACTGAAAAAACAGCTCAGACCAAGTGTaacatttgttttaagcagttttgtGGGAAGGCTAACTTGGAGAGGCATTTGAGAAttcacactggggaaaaaccagtcaagtgtgatatttgtttaaaacaattttctcAGCAAAGTTATTTAAAACTTCATTTACGAATTCACACTGGAGAGATTCcttataagtgcgaaatttgttttaagcagttttcttgGAAGGGTAATTTGGAAAGGCATTTGAGaactcacactggagaaaaacaaattacgtgtcatatttgtttaaaacagttttcTCAGACAGGTAGTTTGGAGAGACATTTGAGaactcacactggagaaaaaccttacgagtgtgaaatttgttttaagcagtttacttcTAAAAGTACTTTGACTGAACATACGAgaattcacactggagaaaaaccttacaagtgcgaaaatTGTGTTAAGCAGTTTAGTCATGCGAGTaatttaagaaggcatttgagattgcacactggggaaaaaccttacaagtgtgaaatttgttttaagcaatttacttaTAAAAGTTCATTGGATGAGCATACGAGAGTTCACACTGGACAAAAactttacaagtgtgaaatttgttttaaacaattttatcggaatcgtaatttgaaaacacatttgaaaaTTCATACTCGATAA
- the LOC140443197 gene encoding uncharacterized protein has translation MEVKQEIIDETCQAEKYNAVDNGSLGICKIEIKEEPLKESTHATFDYVALKTEIEQEEHKLRLFNERQTNPSGCPEENKSTIIKTLTEGINFLKTSFKEKLKIQHHEDSTLKDNLKKHLVIHPGGKPYNCKICFKQFPWQSKLKTHLLVHSGELSYKCNICFKQFSYKTVLKSHMRIHTGEKPYKCEICVKQFNDASSLRKHLRLHTGEKPHKCEICFKQFTQAGHLKCHIRLHTGEMPYKCKICFKQFSQTSNLKTHLKVHSGEKPYECEICIKQFNDAGSFKRHLRLHTTEKPYKCEICVKQFNDARSLSRHLSLHTGEKPYKCEICFKQFTQAGHLKCHIRLHTGEMPYKCKICFKQFSQTSNLKTHLKVHSGEKPYECEICIKQFNDAGSLKRHLRLHTGEKPYKCEICLKQFTQAGNLKCHIRLHTGEMPYGCKICFKQFSQKNHLKTHSKVHTGEKLLRSFLS, from the exons atggaagtaaaacaagaaattaTTGATGAGACATGTCAAGCAGAAAAATATAATGCTGTTGATAATGGTTCTTTGGGTAtttgtaaaattgaaattaaggaGGAACCACTGAAAGAAAGTACACATGCTACATTTGATTATGTTGCCTTAAAGACTGAAATAGAACAAGAGGAACATAAACTTAGGTTATTTAACGAAAGACAAACAAATCCAAGTG gTTGTCCCGAGGAGAACAAATCGacaattataaaaacattaacAGAAGGAATCAATTTCCTTAAAACATCTTTTAAGGAAAAATTAAAGATTCAACACCATGAAGATAGTACATTAAAAgataatttgaaaaaacatttagtGATACACCCTGGAGGAAAACCTTACaactgtaaaatttgttttaaacagtttccTTGGCAAAGTAAATTGAAAACACATTTGTTGGTACATTCTGGGGAATTATCTTACAAGTGtaatatttgttttaagcagttttcttataaaactgttttaaaaagtCATATGCgtattcacactggagaaaaaccttacaagtgcgaaatttgtgtTAAGCAGTTTAATGATGCGAGTAGTTTGAGAAAACATTTAAgattgcacactggggaaaaacctcataagtgtgaaatttgttttaaacagttcacACAAGCAGGTCATTTGAAATGTCATAtcagattgcacactggagaaatgcCTTACAAGtgcaaaatttgttttaagcagttttctcaaacaagtaatttgaaaacacatttgaaagtgcattctggagaaaaaccttacgagtgtgaaatttgtATTAAGCAGTTTAATGATGCGGGAAGTTTTAAAAGACATTTAAGATTGCATACTacggaaaaaccttacaagtgtgaaatttgtgtTAAGCAGTTTAATGATGCAAGAAGTTTAAGCCGACATTTAAGCttacacactggggaaaaaccttacaagtgcgaaatttgttttaaacagttcacACAAGCAGGTCATTTGAAATGTCATAtcagattgcacactggagaaatgcCTTACAAGtgcaaaatttgttttaagcagttttctcaaacaagtaatttgaaaacacatttgaaagtgcattctggagaaaaaccttacgagtgtgaaatttgtATTAAGCAGTTTAATGATGCGGGAAGTTTAAAAAGACATTTAAgattgcacactggggaaaaaccttacaagtgtgaaatttgtttgaaacAGTTCACACAAGCAGGTAATTTGAAATGTCATAtcagattgcacactggagaaatgcCTTACGGGTGTAAAATATGCTTTAAGCAGTTTTCacaaaaaaatcatttgaaaacGCATTCgaaagtgcacactggagaaaaactttTAAGAAGTTTCTTAAGTTAA